AAAGGACGACAACTCGCACAAAGGCACAGCCAGACAACCCTGCCTATGTGCTGTTCACGTCTGGGAGCACGGGAAAGCCCAAGGGCGTGGTGATTGAGCACAGGGCAATATTGACCAGCTGCTTGGGTCACGGAAAAGCCTTTAACCTTACAAGCGACTCGCGCTTTCTCCAATTCTCTTCTTACACGTTCGACGTTAGCATTACCGAGATATGGACTACGCTTCTAGTGGGTGGCTGTACTTGCGTCCCATCAGAAAGCGACAAGAAAGATGATCTTTCGAAAGCAATAAATGCTCTGGACGCGAATTGGGCATACCTCACGTCCACTGTTGCGAAGCTTCTCGATCCAGAGCGCATCCCGGGATTACAAAATCTTATCCTCGGAGCAGAACTTGTAACAGATCACGACTGGAACAGATGGAGCCCTTATGCCCGTCAGATAACTGCATATGGTCCTACTGAGTGTTGCGTTCTTTGCACTTTCTACTCCGGTACTCTTGGCTTTTACACAGGCTTGCTCGGCAAGTCTGTTGCGTCGGTCAGCTGGGTGGTGGACCCCAACGACCACCACAAGCTGGCTCCCCTGGGCGCGGTGGGTGAGCTGCTCGTTGAGGGACCGATCCTGGCGCGCGGCTACCTGAACGACGCAGAGAAGACGGCGGCCGCGTTCATCGACGACCCGGCCTGGCTGCTGGAGGGATGCGACCAGCACGCGGGCCGGCGCGGCCGGCTGTACAAGACCGGCGACCTCGTCTACTACAATGCAGACGGCAATCTAGTGTACGTCAACCGCAAAGATGCGCAGGTCAAGGTACGCGGGCAGCGGGTGGAGCTTGGGGAGATTGAGCACCACGTGCGCGAGTGCATGCCGGAAGTAGGACGTATGGCAGTAGAAGTGATCATGCCGGGAGACGACAAAGACAAGGCGACGGTGGCTGTCTTTGTGGAAcagaaagaggaagaggtttCCGATGGAGACGGCTCCTCTGCACGCGTTTTCTTCCCCTCCCAGGTGGACAGCCAGCTCAGCGAGCGGCTGCCTAGCTACATGGTACCCGGAGTCTACTTTTCAGTCGCGCAGCTTCCCATGACAACGTCGGGTAAGACAGACCGCAAGCGGCTGCGCGAGATTGGGGCTACATTCTCAGCCCAGCAGCTGGCGGAGCTGCGCACGCGCAGCCAGGGACCAAAGCGGCAGCCGTCgacagacaaggagaaggcaatGCAGCAGCTGTGGGCGCAGGTGCTCAACATCGACGCAGACAGCATCGGGCTGGACGACAGCTTCTTCCGCCTGGGCGGCGACTCGATCACAGCCATGCAGGTCTCTTCGACCGCGCGGTCGCTCCAAATCTCAGTCACTACAGCCGATATCCTCGAACAGAAAACCATTTCCCGTTTGGCTCACCGCATGTCGCGGAATCACTTCTCTTCCAATCTTGTGATGGAAGACCCAGTGAACAGGCACTTTAGTCTGACGCCGATTCAGGAGCTATATCTCCGGCTCGAGAGCACTGGCAGCGCTTGCTTTGACCAGAGCTTTTTCCTAGAGCTCAGCAGCTTGACAAACCTCGAATCGCTGCGCGCAGCGTTCAAAACCCTTGTTCGACGGCATTCCATGCTCCGAGCTTTGTTCAGCCAGACGGCTGGAGGTAGGTGGCAGCAACATATATCCGATCGCGGTAGTGCCTCCTTTACGGTGGACTATGTGCGGTGCATCGACAGCAAGGACGTTAGTGAAGCGATCCGACAGAGCCGAGACGGGCTGGATGTACAGAATGGTCCTGTGCTGGCAGCAGTCCTGTGCGATCAGGGTCAGCGCCAACTGCTGTTTATCGCCATTCACCACTTGGTGATCGATCTGGTTTCGTGGCGTGTGCTTCTCGAAGAGTTGGAGGACCTGCTTCTCTCGCGGAAGCTTCCCGCTGTGCCCGCCGTCCCCTTTCAAGCCTGGCAGGCTCTCCAAACGGAACATGCTACCAAGCACAAATGCCCTAGTGGCGTGGCTCAAGACGAGGTGGCTTCTGGGGAGTCACTGTCCTACTGGGGCATAGAACCTGATGCTGTCAAACGCGGGAGTGTGGTATCGAAACAGTTTGCACTCAACGAACAGACAACCTCGGCCCTGCTCGGACCCTGCAACGATGTATTTCAGACGCGTCCTGTGGAGCTTATGCTTGCCGCTCTAGCTCATTCTTTTGCTATTGCCTTCTCCGACCGAGCTCCGCCCACCATCTTTAACGAGAGCCACGGCCGCGAGCCTTGGGATGCCGGCATTGATCTCTCTCGCACTGTGGGATGGTTCACGAGCATGCTCCCCATTCAGGTGCCGAGTCACACCAGAGGCGACCTGCTTGAGGTCATCCGGCACACCAAAGATGGCATGCGCAAGTTCCCTGACAACGGCCGATCCTATTTTGCCTCGCGGTTTGCCGATGCTGACACTTCGGATGTGTTCGCGTCCATGTTCCCTGTGGAAGTAATATTCAATTATCAAGGCGTGTACCAGCAGCTCGAGCGCACAGACTCGCTGTTCAAAACCCTGCCAGCTCCGGACGGATGTGAGCCAGCATCGATGTTAGAGGCCCCGAGGTTCGCTTTGTTCGACGTATCTGCGGTTGTCGAAAAGGGGCGCATGCACGTGACTGTTACAAGCGACAGCAAAGCGAAGCGCCAGCAGCAAGTAGCCAACTGGATCGAGCGCTACGAGATGGCCCTGGTTGAGATGGCGACTCTCCTGCAGAAGAAGCATAAGCAATGGACGCTGAGCGACCTGCCACTCGCGTTCAAAACCTACGAAGATCTGGACAGCTTCCAGAACGATACACTTGCAGAGCTTGGCGTCCAACCTGAAGAGGTCGAGGACGTCTTTCCGTGTCTGCCCATGCAGGAGGGGATCCTCATCAGCCAGAGCAGAGATCCAGATGCATATCGGGTATCGTCTATCTTTGAAGTCATACCGACGCAGCAAAACCAGGTCAATTGCACTCGGCTGCAGCAAGCTTGGGAGGCTGTGGTACGCCGGCATTCGCTATTGCGGGCACTGCTGGTCGATAACGTGCCTGGAAGTTTAGGAACCACGAACGTAGTGCTGAAAGATCCACAACCCAGCATATCATTCTTCCGAGCAGCGGGAGACACAGCAACTCTTGCCATGTTCCGCGCCCACCAGGACACTTTAGCTCAGCAAGACAGTGGCCTGCAGCATCGCATGTTCATTTGCCAGCTTGATAATGGAAAGGCCTATCTATGCCTAGATATTAACCACGCCATCTTTGACGCCCACTCTCGCGGCGTCATCTTGCGCGACTTGCAAAGTGCATACAGTGCCAACCTTAATCCAGACAGCGGGCGGTTCCGAGATGTCGTTTCGTATCTAACCCAACAGGAACAGGAGGAGACGCATGCTTACTGGGCAAGGTACCTTGATGGCGTCGAGCCATGCTTTTTCTCTTCGATGGCAGAGCCTCAAGATGTATGCTACAGAGATGGAACAGTGCATGTGCCTGACATTGACGCAAATGCCGTCCATACATTTTGCCAGACATGGGACATCACCATAGCTACTATCATACAGACAGCATGGGCCCTGGTCCTAAGCCGATACACTGGAGCGACGACCCCGTGCTTTGGAAATCTCTCCTCGAGACGGGACTTGCCGGTCGAGGATGTCGCCAATATCTTTGGCCCGCTTATTACAACGATTGCATGCAGAGTGCAGCTGGATGAACATAAGACTGTGATGGATGTGCTGAGGGCAGTGCAGAGCGACTATACAAACAGCCTGCCGCATCAGAACATCTCTCTCGCGAGCGTGCACAGCATGCTTGGGCTGGGGGCGAACGCTTTGTTCAACACAATCCTATCGCTTCAACGGATCGATGACACAATGGCTGTTAACGATTCTGAGATTGATTTCCGCGGTCAGAGCGGATCGGATCCGACTGAGGTGAGTTCATGTATGAGCGGTGATGCATGGCCCCTTACTAACCTGCTGGATGTAGTATGCTATTAACATAGGGGCTGGATACAATCGCTCTGTGATGGAGATCGAAATCCATTATCAGACCCGCTGCATTGACGATGCCCAAGCCGCCAATCTTGCAGAGAGCTTGAGCCAAGCGATCTATGGCATCATCACAAAAACGACATCCACGATAGGCGACCTGCAGATCCTCTCAAAGagacagcagcaacagcTGTGGAAGTGGAATGGAGAGGTTCCTCCGGTGGTGGAGCGGTGCGTGCACGAGCTGTTTGTGGAGCAGGCGCGGGCACGACCTGACGCGGCGGCCATCTGCGCGTGGGACGGCGAGATGAAGTACGGCGAGCTGGACGAGCTGTCGTCCAGGCTGGCCGGCTACCTAGTGGGTTTGGGCGTCGGGCCCGAAGCCATTGTTCCTCTGTGCTTCGAGAAGTCGATGTGGACGGTGGTGGCCATGCTGGCAGTGCTCAAGGCTGGCGGCGCCTTCGCTCCCCTAGACCCAGAACACCCAGCAAGTCGGCACGAGGAGATCTTCCGGCAGACTGGCGCCAGAGTGGTGCTTGCTTCGGCACAGCACTCGACGCTCTGCAGCGGCGGCAACCGCACCGTCGTGGTGGTCAGCGAGGCTGCCATGCGTGAGCTGCCCAGCGAGGCCAGCGAGGCCAGCACAACCGACAAAAGGACGACAACTCGCACAAAGGCACAGCCAGACAACCCTGCCTATGTGCTGTTCACGTCTGGGAGCACGGGAAAGCCCAAGGGCGTGGTGATTGAGCACAGGGCAATATTGACCAGCTGCTTGGGTCACGGAAAAGCCTTTAACCTTACAAGCGACTCGCGCTTTCTCCAATTCTCTTCTTACACGTTCGACGTTAGCATTACCGAGATATGGACTACGCTTCTAGTGGGTGGCTGTACTTGCGTCCCATCAGAAAGCGACAAGAAAGATGATCTTTCGAAAGCAATAAATGCTCTGGACGCGAATTGGGCATACCTCACGTCCACTGTTGCGAAGCTTCTCGATCCAGAGCGCATCCCGGGATTACAAAATCTTATCCTCGGAGCAGAACTTGTAACAGATCACGACTGGAACAGATGGAGCCCTTATGCCCGTCAGATAACTGCATATGGTCCTACTGAGTGTTGCGTTCTTTGCACTTTCTACTCCGGTACTCTTGGCTTTTACACAGGCTTGCTCGGCAAGTCTGTTGCGTCGGTCAGCTGGGTGGTGGACCCCAACGACCACCACAAGCTGGCTCCCCTGGGCGCGGTGGGTGAGCTGCTCGTTGAGGGACCGATCCTGGCGCGCGGCTACCTGAACGACGCAGAGAAGACGGCGGCCGCGTTCATCGACGACCCGGCCTGGCTGCTGGAGGGATGCGACCAGCACGCGGGCCGGCGCGGCCGGCTGTACAAGACCGGCGACCTCGTCTACTACAATGCAGACGGCAATCTAGTGTACGTCAACCGCAAAGATGCGCAGGTCAAGGTACGCGGGCAGCGGGTGGAGCTTGGGGAGATTGAGCACCACGTGCGCGAGTGCATGCCGGAAGTAGGACGTATGGCAGTAGAAGTGATCATGCCGGGAGACGACAAAGACAAGGCGACGGTGGCTGTCTTTGTGGAAcagaaagaggaagaggtttCCGATGGAGACGGCTCCTCTGCACGCGTTTTCTTCCCCTCCCAGGTGGACAGCCAGCTCAGCGAGCGGCTGCCTAGCTACATGGTACCCGGAGTCTACTTTTCAGTCGCGCAGCTTCCCATGACAACGTCGGGCAAGACGGACCGCAAGCGGCTGCGCGAGATTGGGGCTACATTCTCAGCCCAGCAGCTGGCGGAGCTGCGCACGCGCAGCCAGGGACCAAAGCGGCAGCCGTCgacagacaaggagaaggcaatGCAGCAGCTGTGGGCGCAGGTGCTCAACATCGACGCAGACAGCATCGGGCTGGACGACAGCTTCTTCGCCTGGGCGGCGACTCGATCGCAGCCATGAAGCTGGTGGCCGAGGCACGCAAGCAGAATGTTCACCTTACCGTCGCAGCCACTTTCCAGCATCCCAGGCTCGTCGATTTGGCCGCTTGGGCTGGCGGAGTAGATCCAGCTGTGGCGCAGAGCATTGTGCCCTTCTCCCTTCTGAACATCAACTCCGACGTCGACACAGCACGTATCCAGGAGGAAGTCGCTGCTGGCTGCAACATAGACAAGGACCTGGTGGAAGACATCTACCCGTGCTCGCCGCTTCAGGAGGGCCTGATGTCGCTCACGTCAAAGCGGGCGGGTGACTATATTATGCAGAGTGTACTAGAGCTGTCAGTCAGCATG
The sequence above is a segment of the Pyrenophora tritici-repentis strain M4 chromosome 3, whole genome shotgun sequence genome. Coding sequences within it:
- a CDS encoding EntF, Non-ribosomal peptide synthetase module protein — translated: MPGDDKDKATVAVFVEQKEEEVSDGDGSSARVFFPSQVDSQLSERLPSYMVPGVYFSVAQLPMTTSGKTDRKRLREIGATFSAQQLAELRTRSQGPKRQPSTDKEKAMQQLWAQVLNIDADSIGLDDSFFRLGGDSIAAMKLVAEARKQNVHLTVAATFQHPRLVDLAAWAGGVDPAVAQSIVPFSLLNINSDVDTARIQEEVAAGCNIDKDLVEDIYPCSPLQEGLMSLTSKRAGDYIMQSVLELSVSMDESALRAAWEQVVKQSMMLRTRIVQHSRLGLLQVVVAGDIQWMEADHLGTYLAEDKAASMQPGDCLARYAFVKERDGGRRWFVWTMHHALYDGWSLPRILGAVEKAYNGGVLEERPGFNAFVQYLSQQDQEATTNYWQTTLAGCEATMFPPLPPSIHQPVANAMLEHQCPPLPRTMASDTTTSTLIRAAWAIVAGNYTSSDDVVFGATVTGRNAPVAGIEDIVGPAIATVPVRVRLPRDWTVPALLAAVQQQATEMIPYEQTGLQRIAKMGADAQHACGFQTLLIVQPADDGLESDKSLGRWQTKSELQDFTTYALMVQCTLATERVQITASFDPQVIEQWQVQRMLGQLGFVAQQLAEAGGKTTVAEIDTLTPEDRQQLWKWNGEVPPVVERCVHELFVEQARARPDAAAICAWDGEMKYGELDELSSRLAGYLVGLGVGPEAIVPLCFEKSMWTVVAMLAVLKAGGAFAPLDPEHPASRHEEIFRQTGARVVLASAQHSTLCSGGNRTVVVVSEAAMRELPSEASEASTTDKRTTTRTKAQPDNPAYVLFTSGSTGKPKGVVIEHRAILTSCLGHGKAFNLTSDSRFLQFSSYTFDVSITEIWTTLLVGGCTCVPSESDKKDDLSKAINALDANWAYLTSTVAKLLDPERIPGLQNLILGAELVTDHDWNRWSPYARQITAYGPTECCVLCTFYSGTLGFYTGLLGKSVASVSWVVDPNDHHKLAPLGAVGELLVEGPILARGYLNDAEKTAAAFIDDPAWLLEGCDQHAGRRGRLYKTGDLVYYNADGNLVYVNRKDAQVKVRGQRVELGEIEHHVRECMPEVGRMAVEVIMPGDDKDKATVAVFVEQKEEEVSDGDGSSARVFFPSQVDSQLSERLPSYMVPGVYFSVAQLPMTTSGKTDRKRLREIGATFSAQQLAELRTRSQGPKRQPSTDKEKAMQQLWAQVLNIDADSIGLDDSFFRLGGDSITAMQVSSTARSLQISVTTADILEQKTISRLAHRMSRNHFSSNLVMEDPVNRHFSLTPIQELYLRLESTGSACFDQSFFLELSSLTNLESLRAAFKTLVRRHSMLRALFSQTAGGRWQQHISDRGSASFTVDYVRCIDSKDVSEAIRQSRDGLDVQNGPVLAAVLCDQGQRQLLFIAIHHLVIDLVSWRVLLEELEDLLLSRKLPAVPAVPFQAWQALQTEHATKHKCPSGVAQDEVASGESLSYWGIEPDAVKRGSVVSKQFALNEQTTSALLGPCNDVFQTRPVELMLAALAHSFAIAFSDRAPPTIFNESHGREPWDAGIDLSRTVGWFTSMLPIQVPSHTRGDLLEVIRHTKDGMRKFPDNGRSYFASRFADADTSDVFASMFPVEVIFNYQGVYQQLERTDSLFKTLPAPDGCEPASMLEAPRFALFDVSAVVEKGRMHVTVTSDSKAKRQQQVANWIERYEMALVEMATLLQKKHKQWTLSDLPLAFKTYEDLDSFQNDTLAELGVQPEEVEDVFPCLPMQEGILISQSRDPDAYRVSSIFEVIPTQQNQVNCTRLQQAWEAVVRRHSLLRALLVDNVPGSLGTTNVVLKDPQPSISFFRAAGDTATLAMFRAHQDTLAQQDSGLQHRMFICQLDNGKAYLCLDINHAIFDAHSRGVILRDLQSAYSANLNPDSGRFRDVVSYLTQQEQEETHAYWARYLDGVEPCFFSSMAEPQDVCYRDGTVHVPDIDANAVHTFCQTWDITIATIIQTAWALVLSRYTGATTPCFGNLSSRRDLPVEDVANIFGPLITTIACRVQLDEHKTVMDVLRAVQSDYTNSLPHQNISLASVHSMLGLGANALFNTILSLQRIDDTMAVNDSEIDFRGQSGSDPTEYAINIGAGYNRSVMEIEIHYQTRCIDDAQAANLAESLSQAIYGIITKTTSTIGDLQILSKRQQQQLWKWNGEVPPVVERCVHELFVEQARARPDAAAICAWDGEMKYGELDELSSRLAGYLVGLGVGPEAIVPLCFEKSMWTVVAMLAVLKAGGAFAPLDPEHPASRHEEIFRQTGARVVLASAQHSTLCSGGNRTVVVVSEAAMRELPSEASEASTTDKRTTTRTKAQPDNPAYVLFTSGSTGKPKGVVIEHRAILTSCLGHGKAFNLTSDSRFLQFSSYTFDVSITEIWTTLLVGGCTCVPSESDKKDDLSKAINALDANWAYLTSTVAKLLDPERIPGLQNLILGAELVTDHDWNRWSPYARQITAYGPTECCVLCTFYSGTLGFYTGLLGKSVASVSWVVDPNDHHKLAPLGAVGELLVEGPILARGYLNDAEKTAAAFIDDPAWLLEGCDQHAGRRGRLYKTGDLVYYNADGNLVYVNRKDAQVKVRGQRVELGEIEHHVRECMPEVGRMAVEVIMPGDDKDKATVAVFVEQKEEEVSDGDGSSARVFFPSQVDSQLSERLPSYMVPGVYFSVAQLPMTTSGKTDRKRLREIGATFSAQQLAELRTRSQGPKRQPSTDKEKAMQQLWAQVLNIDADSIGLDDSFFAWAATRSQP